One Paroedura picta isolate Pp20150507F chromosome 3, Ppicta_v3.0, whole genome shotgun sequence genomic window carries:
- the LOC143831204 gene encoding uncharacterized protein LOC143831204, protein MPFEGAGRDDIRLGTMAIPRSKAEHKTSREKNAKIENQGIADISQKKKNHVDGSKMQNIKQKKTKSTCQTNSEDLSSDNDIVVCVHGTTKNKTETKIQERKESDFKKKGRGKRDSRDKEVCSSGRHKEQLTFKGKKIKRRHNISIRSYEPKDIESQEKHTLKKKNKGQPIKGKSVPDIESLTIESGEGPPWKLEVHQRRSNVESREQCEKKGHCKASRKAARSRSRGCRKTHIRKSVKIYSKANPVNSDDSSCSDSQVKNWNPRGGGQENKTKAPKNKSKVREGRRHLLEDDEVLYRKKLLPTIVETQLSKERRVCQESHKTSSESEEAANIKQESQYEESGSETEETIKGKKKRSVPRKAVSNFSNELSDDDSGSDNHIGSTMEEVSSEGQQENPSEGSSSKEDSDCQQNKHSSEEDENETSSLAEIKSNKKKRPVRSKTLKTGSSKIHQGSHQADDNVNVSGKMAEAENTFSAQQTKHRRQSCSKPEMLKENTRLDVQKSQEDCFSGIKNRANVVALFTKRYGQLTSQSQTLLNLKGKHNNANASSKCSLPRAAETDSDLEKTQSHHSKQNATSNNQVVSRSKESRESRSSFSTVSSSFSHNKNLSAERKKVGKTIGKVSLTSHQALGTREEEEIEENTIGEEDTEKDLLVKQTRPLCTLSAFRKVTRWLSHKSLKKTTLKDRFLSVARAVGISGWLFKKLGKMKRSSKSFGFRRRMAIRIVSTAGLVKRCNKTSCDSTVEQMRKDLSNKSSSLLKCSQAADEDTQVTEKLEEGGISPSNFPRNEANCLPQRSSTRLPQEDKNIPDAKFAVVFPRVHQLLKSKNASLGTSDNCKSLKQLCHQSRRKAGMSVQPSGKFQHELMKPDGQRNSQGHACSSWPDASPPEGDGSQDPVPSNMEKEEVGSMTDFIQRTASEAVNQVHWTQEQPLRCDPMAWLNSETLLPWLTVENLSKWTIYTEQNVAKSPRSTVSRERWETEDGAEDILEIDLAQKQYKYEDCYLELEKVEDLSRLEEVCESSILLCLKRRFHLNLIYTYIGQILVCINPFRPLNQYSEDVMIQHQKGMLFRSSPHIFAITEMAYTFSQSSAREQCIIISGHSGSGKTETAKAIIRYLSRLYQPQEICGKKQSCDVLPILESFGNARTILNDNSSRFGKFLNVHLRKGLMVGLSVSQYLLEKSRVVFQSCGERSFHVFYELLAGLPIGQKEELYLQEAETYFYLNQASE, encoded by the exons ATGCCCTTCGAAGGAGCGGGACGAG ATGATATAAGATTAGGAACAATGGCAATTCCACGATCAAAGGCAGAGCACAAAACATCCAGAGAAAAGAATGCCAAGATTGAAAACCAGGGTATAGCAGATAtttctcagaaaaagaaaaatcatgtTGATGGGTCTAAGATGCAGaatataaaacagaagaaaacaaaaagtaCCTGTCAAACTAATTCTGAAGATTTATCATCAGACAACGAcattgttgtgtgtgtgcatggcacAACAAAGAACAAGACAGAGACTAAGAtacaggaaaggaaggagagtgactttaaaaaaaagggaagagggaagagagatTCCAGGGACAAAGAAGTTTGTTCTAGTGGAAGACATAAAGAACAGCTGACATTCAAGGGAAAGAAGATTAAAAGAAGACATAATATCAGTATTAGAAGCTATGAACCAAAGGACATTGAAAGCCAAGAGAAACatactttgaaaaagaaaaacaaaggacaACCAATCAAGGGGAAAAGTGTCCCTGATATAGAATCCCTCACAATAGAAAGTGGGGAAGGTCCTCCTTGGAAGTTGGAGGTACACCAAAGAAGAAGTAATGTTGAAAGCAGAGAACAGTGTGAGAAAAAGGGTCACTGTAAGGCCAGCCGGAAGGCTGCCAGGAGTAGGAGCAGAGGCTGCAGGAAGACACATATTAGGAAGTCTGTCAAAATATATTCCAAAGCAAATCCTGTGAACTCAGATGATTCCTCTTGTTCGGATTCTCAGGTTAAAAATTGGAACCCAAGAGGAGGAGGCCAAGAGAACAAGACCAAAGCCCCAAAAAACAAGTCCAAAGTCAGAGAAGGCAGAAGACACTTGTTGGAAGATGATGAGGTACTCTATAGAAAGAAATTGTTACCTACCATTGTGGAAACTCAGCTTTCCAAAGAAAGAAGAGTGTGTCAAGAGTCTCATAAAACATCCAGTGAAAGTGAAGAGGCAGCCAACATAAAACAAGAATCCCAGTATGAAGAGAGTGGCTCAGAGACAGAGGAGACaataaaagggaagaagaaaaggtcTGTGCCAAGAAAAGCTGTTTCAAATTTTAGTAATGAGCTAAGTGATGATGACAGTGGTTCAGACAACCACATTGGAAGCACCATGGAGGAAGTGAGCAGTGAAGGACAGCAGGAAAATCCCTCAGaaggaagcagcagcaaagaaGACTCTGATTGCCAGCAAAATAAACATAGCAGCGAGGAAGATGAAAATGAGACCAGTAGCCTTGCAGAAATAAAAAGTAACAAAAAGAAAAGACCTGTACGATCGAAGACACTCAAGACTGGCTCAAGCAAAATTCATCAAGGGAGTCATCAAGCAGACGACAATGTAAACGTCAGTGGCAAAATGGCTGAGGCTGAAAACACATTCTCAGCACAACAAACAAAACATAGACGGCAATCTTGCAGCAAACCTGAGATGTTAAAAGAGAACACACGTTTAGATGTTCAAAAAAGCCAAGAAGATTGTTTTTCAGGTATTAAGAACAGAGCAAATGTAGTGGCTTTGTTTACAAAGAGATATGGTCAACTGACTTCACAATCCCAAACCCTACTGAACCTCAAGGGCAAGCATAATAATGCTAATGCAAGTAGCAAATGCTCTCTCCCAAGGGCAGCAGAAACTGACTCTGACTTGGAGAAGACTCAGAGTCATCATTCAAAACAGAATGCCACAAGCAACAACCAAGTGGTTTCTAGATCTAAGGAGAGTCGAGAATCTAGATCAAGTTTTTCCACTGTTTCAAGCTCATTCTCTCATAATAAAAACCTCTCtgctgaaaggaagaaagttgGAAAAACAATTGGAAAGGTCAGTCTGACTTCCCATCAAGCCCTGGGgacaagagaggaagaagaaatagagGAAAACACTATTGGAGAGGAAGATACTGAAAAAGACTTGTTGGTCAAACAAACAAGACCTCTATGTACACTTTCAGCCTTTAGAAAAGTAACCCGTTGGCTGAGCCATAAGTCTCTCAAGAAAACAACTCTGAAAGATCGTTTCTTAAGTGTGGCACGTGCAGTTGGCATCTCAGGATGGCTCTTCAAGAAGCTTGGTAAGATGAAAAGGAGCAGCAAGTCATTTGGATTCAGGAGAAGAATGGCTATCAGAATTGTTAGTACAGCTGGACTGGTCAAACGATGCAACAAAACCTCCTGTGACTCAACAGTAGAGCAAATGAGGAAGGATTTGAGTAACAAATCATCATCTTTGCTAAAATGTTCTCAGGCTGCAGATGAAGACACACAAGTGACAGAAAAACTGGAAGAAGGAGGAATTTCTCCAAGTAATTTCCCTCGTAATGAAGCCAACTGTCTACCTCAGAGGAGTTCCACTCGGCTGCCTCAGGAAGATAAGAATATTCCTGATGCTAAGTTTGCTGTTGTATTTCCCAGAGTTCATCAACTGTTGAAGTCAAAAAATGCCTCTCTTGGAACCTCTGACAATTGCAAGTCACTGAAACAGTTGTGTCATCAAtcaagaagaaaagcaggaatGTCTGTCCAGCCAAGTGGTAAGTTCCAACATGAACTCATGAAGCCAGATGGCCAAAGGAATAGCCAGGGACATGCTTGCAGTTCTTGGCCTGATGCATCCCCTCCAG AAGGGGATGGGTCACAGGACCCTGTCCCTTCCAACATGGAGAAGGAAGAAGTTGGAAGTATGACAGACTTCATTCAGAGAACTGCATCAGAAGCTGTGAACCAAGTTCATTGGACTCAGGAACAGCCTCTTAGGTGTGACCCTATGGCTTGGCTGAACTCTGAAACCTTGCTTCCATGGCTCACTGTTGAGAATTTAAGTAAGTGGACTATATATACAGAGCAGAATGTGGCCAAGAGTCCTAGGTCAACTGTATCAAGAGAAAGATGGGAGACAGAAGATGGCGCTGAAGATATCCTTGAGATAGACTTGGCACAAAAGCAG TACAAATATGAGGATTGCTACTTGGAACTGGAGAAGGTTGAGGACCTTTCGAGACTGGA GGAAGTCTGTGAAAGCTCCATATTGCTTTGCCTGAAAAGGAGATTCCATCTCAATTTGATTTAT ACCTACATCGGGCAGATCTTAGTTTGCATCAATCCATTCAGGCCTCTCAATCAGTATTCAGAGGATGTGATGATCCAACATCAGAAAGGGATGCTCTTTAGAAGTTCACC GCATATTTTTGCTATCACAGAAATGGCATACACCTTCTCTCAGAGCTCGGCGCGAGAGCAATGCATTATCATCAG TGGACACAGTGGCTCAGGAAAGACTGAAACTGCCAAAGCAATTATTCGGTACTTGTCCAGGTTGTACCAGCCGCAAGAAATCTGTGGCAAGAAACAG TCTTGTGATGTGCTACCAATCTTGGAAAGCTTTGGCAATGCGAGAACCATCTTAAATGACAATTCCAGTCGCTTTGGGAAGTTCTTGAATGTCCACCTGAGAAA GGGACTCATGGTGGGCTTGTCAGTTTCTCAGTATCTTTTGGAAAAGTCTAGAGTTGTTTTTCAG aGCTGCGGGGAGAGAAGCTTCCATGTGTTTTATGAGCTCCTGGCTGGACTGCCAATAGGACAGAAGGAGGAACTTTATCTGCAGGAGGCAGAGACTTACTTTTACCTAAACCAGGCAAGTGAATAG